Proteins encoded by one window of Rubrobacter indicoceani:
- the accB gene encoding acetyl-CoA carboxylase biotin carboxyl carrier protein, whose amino-acid sequence MPFREVERLTGLLKESGLAEISVKNGDLEISVKAAFAAPLQAGPRPTVQGASPEEEPEVGHRVKSPLVGTFYRSPAPSEGPFVEVGQKVRAGQTLCIVEAMKLMNEIPADISGEVVEVLVADGSGVEFDEPLFAIRPE is encoded by the coding sequence ATCCCCTTCAGGGAGGTCGAGAGGCTGACCGGGCTTTTAAAGGAGAGCGGCCTGGCCGAGATCTCCGTCAAGAACGGCGACCTTGAAATCTCCGTCAAGGCGGCCTTCGCCGCTCCGCTTCAGGCCGGGCCCCGGCCGACCGTTCAGGGCGCTTCGCCCGAAGAAGAGCCCGAGGTCGGGCACCGGGTGAAGTCGCCGCTCGTCGGGACTTTCTACCGGTCGCCCGCGCCGAGCGAGGGGCCGTTCGTGGAGGTCGGGCAGAAGGTCCGGGCCGGTCAGACCCTGTGCATCGTCGAGGCCATGAAGCTGATGAACGAGATCCCGGCCGACATCTCGGGCGAGGTCGTCGAGGTTCTGGTGGCGGACGGGAGCGGCGTCGAGTTCGACGAGCCCCTCTTTGCAATCAGGCCGGAATAA
- the accC gene encoding acetyl-CoA carboxylase biotin carboxylase subunit codes for MLGKVLVANRGEIALRVIRACRELGVRSVAVYSTADSDSLHRILADESVCIGPPPAPASYLNIAAIISAAELTGADAIHPGYGFLAENAKFAEICERVGLKFIGPSSRVISKMGDKAAAREAARLAGVPITPGSDGLCESVAEVKALGSELGYPLVIKASAGGGGKGMRVVGSEAEVERAFTEASREAGAAFGDGSLYAERFLQELRHIEVQVLGDSHGNAYAFPERDCSVQRRYQKLIEESPAPGLPEEHRRGLMESARKLVESLGYEGAGTVEFVYSEDRETRGEFYFIEMNTRLQVEHPVTEVVSGVDLVAEQLRAASGEKLKLPDGYDRPNGHAIEFRINAEDPRRGFMPQAGTVEFYNPPGGPGVRVDSHLYAGYRVPPNYDSLLAKLIVHDRDREAALARGSRALDEFAISGIETTLPLHLAVLENEEFRRGGVPTRFLDGKELRNGEGVLRLVPSS; via the coding sequence GTGCTAGGAAAGGTACTCGTTGCCAACCGGGGTGAGATCGCACTCCGGGTTATCCGGGCCTGCCGCGAGCTCGGGGTGCGCTCCGTAGCCGTCTACTCGACCGCCGATTCTGACTCGCTGCACCGGATTCTCGCCGACGAATCGGTGTGCATCGGGCCGCCGCCCGCCCCGGCGAGCTACCTGAACATCGCCGCCATCATCTCGGCCGCCGAGCTTACCGGGGCCGACGCGATACACCCCGGCTACGGCTTTCTGGCGGAGAACGCGAAGTTCGCCGAGATCTGCGAGCGGGTAGGCCTAAAGTTTATCGGGCCTTCATCCAGGGTGATCTCGAAGATGGGCGACAAAGCCGCCGCCCGCGAGGCGGCGAGGCTCGCCGGGGTTCCGATAACCCCCGGCTCCGACGGCCTGTGCGAGAGCGTCGCCGAAGTGAAGGCCCTCGGCTCCGAGCTTGGCTACCCGCTCGTGATAAAGGCAAGCGCGGGCGGCGGCGGCAAGGGGATGCGGGTCGTTGGCTCCGAGGCCGAGGTCGAGCGGGCGTTCACCGAGGCGTCCCGCGAGGCCGGGGCGGCTTTCGGGGACGGCTCCCTCTACGCCGAGCGGTTCCTTCAGGAGCTTCGCCACATCGAGGTGCAGGTGCTCGGAGACTCGCACGGCAACGCCTATGCCTTTCCGGAGCGCGACTGCTCGGTGCAGCGCCGGTATCAGAAGCTTATAGAGGAGTCGCCCGCGCCGGGGCTGCCGGAAGAGCACCGGCGCGGGCTGATGGAGTCGGCCAGAAAGCTTGTCGAGTCGCTTGGTTACGAGGGCGCCGGGACGGTTGAGTTCGTGTACTCCGAGGACCGGGAGACAAGGGGCGAGTTCTACTTTATCGAGATGAACACGCGCCTTCAGGTGGAGCATCCCGTAACGGAGGTCGTAAGCGGCGTCGACCTTGTCGCGGAGCAGCTCCGGGCGGCCTCCGGCGAGAAGCTGAAGCTGCCCGACGGCTACGACCGACCGAACGGACACGCCATCGAGTTCCGCATCAACGCCGAAGACCCGAGGCGCGGCTTTATGCCGCAGGCCGGAACGGTCGAGTTCTACAACCCGCCCGGCGGCCCCGGCGTCCGGGTCGATTCGCACCTGTACGCCGGGTACCGGGTACCCCCGAACTACGACTCGCTGCTCGCCAAGCTCATCGTGCACGACCGGGACCGGGAGGCGGCCCTGGCCCGCGGCTCGCGCGCCCTGGACGAGTTCGCTATCTCCGGGATAGAGACGACGCTGCCGCTGCACCTCGCGGTGCTGGAGAACGAAGAGTTCCGGCGGGGCGGGGTCCCGACCCGCTTTCTCGATGGAAAAGAACTCAGGAACGGCGAGGGTGTCTTGCGGCTCGTACCGTCTTCCTGA
- a CDS encoding AI-2E family transporter, translating to MAKENREDRRATAGKDPDRTVHPTNPERSVYLGIGLVFALVLIGYLVYEISVVVLVILLTLLFSIIVSGPVDALERRGWRRGLGTLTVFGGAIFLFTAFGFLVAPTIGDQAEQFAGAIPSLLENTQGYLTSLQRRFGFDFSLPLDTGSIAESVRNFLSGGTLSTVANFGAGVANVVSLGAVVLIATIYAVLKPRPIVEGFVVLFPAGRRQGVRDILRAMYTAVQRWFMGQLASMLIIGTLWTIALFILGIPFALLLGILAALLSFVPYLGAAISLVPPLLIALVNDPVLAFWVVVVYLGIQTVESYLIQPMVMSRAVDLHPAVVIFAILIMGTLFGLVGVLLAVPLTAALIVLVDMVWVARMDEVGEDPDAPEPAVKGHGQLMAKLKRGLRKTVRAARHPRRS from the coding sequence TTGGCTAAAGAGAACAGGGAAGACAGAAGGGCGACGGCCGGAAAGGATCCGGATCGGACGGTTCATCCGACGAACCCGGAACGCAGCGTATACCTCGGGATCGGGCTGGTCTTTGCGCTTGTTCTGATCGGCTACCTTGTCTACGAGATCTCGGTCGTCGTGCTGGTGATCCTGCTGACGCTTCTTTTCTCCATCATCGTCAGCGGCCCGGTCGACGCGCTGGAGCGGCGCGGCTGGCGGCGCGGGCTCGGGACGCTCACGGTCTTCGGTGGGGCGATCTTTCTGTTCACGGCCTTCGGGTTTCTGGTGGCCCCGACCATCGGAGATCAGGCCGAGCAGTTCGCGGGAGCGATACCGTCTCTTCTCGAGAACACTCAAGGGTACCTCACAAGCCTCCAGAGGCGCTTCGGCTTTGACTTCTCCCTCCCGCTCGATACGGGCAGCATCGCCGAATCGGTGCGGAACTTCCTCTCGGGCGGGACGCTCTCGACGGTGGCGAACTTCGGGGCCGGGGTGGCGAACGTGGTCTCCCTCGGGGCGGTGGTCCTGATAGCGACCATCTACGCCGTCCTGAAGCCCCGCCCGATAGTCGAGGGGTTCGTGGTGCTGTTCCCGGCCGGACGCCGCCAGGGGGTCCGGGACATCCTTCGGGCGATGTACACCGCCGTCCAGCGGTGGTTTATGGGGCAGCTCGCCTCGATGCTCATAATCGGGACGCTCTGGACCATAGCCCTCTTTATCCTCGGCATCCCGTTTGCGCTGCTGCTCGGGATACTCGCCGCGCTGCTCTCGTTTGTTCCGTATCTGGGGGCGGCCATCTCGCTGGTCCCGCCGCTGCTTATAGCGCTCGTCAACGACCCGGTTCTGGCGTTCTGGGTGGTGGTCGTCTACCTCGGCATCCAGACGGTGGAGTCGTACCTGATCCAGCCGATGGTCATGAGCCGGGCGGTGGACCTCCACCCGGCGGTGGTGATCTTCGCCATCCTTATCATGGGTACGCTTTTCGGCCTCGTCGGGGTTCTGCTCGCCGTTCCCCTGACCGCCGCCCTTATAGTCCTTGTGGATATGGTCTGGGTCGCCCGGATGGACGAGGTCGGCGAGGACCCCGACGCCCCGGAACCCGCCGTAAAAGGCCACGGGCAGCTTATGGCGAAGCTGAAGCGCGGCCTCAGGAAGACGGTACGAGCCGCAAGACACCCTCGCCGTTCCTGA
- a CDS encoding DUF1385 domain-containing protein produces MAQKSNVRETGEPEAEHLTLGGMARMDGLDLYGPNFMSEAYRKNGEIHVNVEKARGRAPGNPAVAMLSRLPVIRSFFFWGRLLMQVVGSVWAVVFFAATVGVLWLLVTLFEAGSDSVGPLGPLFDFLAVFPILPILLIFLLVMRFSAIGRYHGAEHKVVAAYETYGEVTMENARRSDRLHPRCGTNILAYIMLAALLDPLIGWWGYAILQFILISEAWYIFGQTRPSIAVGNFLQRFFTTTEPRRRELEVGVESINRLIAAERGGPVEPKLSLPARF; encoded by the coding sequence TTGGCGCAGAAGAGCAACGTGCGGGAGACGGGTGAACCCGAAGCAGAACACCTGACGCTCGGGGGGATGGCTCGCATGGACGGCCTCGACCTCTACGGCCCGAACTTCATGAGCGAAGCCTACCGAAAGAACGGCGAGATCCACGTAAACGTCGAGAAGGCCCGGGGCCGCGCCCCCGGCAACCCCGCCGTAGCGATGCTGTCCCGGCTCCCTGTTATCCGGTCCTTCTTTTTCTGGGGGAGGCTTCTGATGCAGGTCGTGGGTTCCGTCTGGGCGGTGGTCTTTTTCGCCGCAACGGTCGGGGTTCTCTGGCTTCTCGTTACGCTCTTCGAGGCCGGGAGCGATTCGGTCGGACCGCTCGGCCCTCTCTTTGACTTTCTGGCGGTGTTCCCGATACTTCCGATACTCCTGATCTTCCTTCTCGTGATGCGGTTTTCGGCTATCGGACGCTATCACGGTGCGGAACACAAGGTCGTTGCGGCCTACGAGACGTACGGAGAGGTTACGATGGAGAACGCTCGCAGAAGCGACCGCTTGCACCCGAGGTGCGGCACGAACATCCTTGCCTACATCATGCTCGCCGCCCTCCTCGACCCGCTTATCGGCTGGTGGGGATACGCCATTCTGCAGTTTATCCTGATCTCCGAGGCCTGGTACATCTTCGGGCAGACCCGACCATCGATCGCGGTCGGGAACTTTCTTCAGCGGTTCTTTACCACCACCGAACCCCGCCGCCGGGAACTCGAAGTCGGGGTCGAGTCCATCAACCGCCTTATCGCCGCCGAGCGCGGCGGCCCCGTCGAACCGAAGCTGAGCCTCCCCGCCCGCTTCTGA
- a CDS encoding DUF7544 domain-containing protein: MDYPQGPYGERNSPERRFSYGELMKSALRISWRNKFLWFFGLFVGGGLTSNLNFPTNLGGGQQDQEVPGLDQLFSSTMQNASSTGFSGALPLGLQSGPGGGTIALIIGAVILALVLVLAVIALIIISQGGLASSVAAIDGGEERRFGQTWRAGLSNFWRVLLQAILLFLIGVGLFVAVAAIVGLPVLFTFLLSQSVGLRVAMSVIFGIVGVLLFIAIFVPFAIVSQLAVRELVVGRSGVAASIGGAYGLFRRNFGRSLLVWLLNIGLKIAVGIATLIVLGLAGLILLGPGIAAGLSGATTTGIALGIVGGVLFLLPALLVSAATGTYFHSYWTLAYLRLNGTGGAAVPVSSTPSPPSDSAHRGEGSEQRRGQQTAMLRRPEDEQGRQEPTDEEKPRNDAPRR, translated from the coding sequence ATGGATTACCCGCAGGGGCCTTACGGAGAGCGTAACTCGCCGGAGAGGCGGTTCTCCTACGGCGAGCTGATGAAGAGCGCGCTCCGTATCTCATGGCGCAACAAGTTCCTGTGGTTTTTCGGGCTGTTCGTCGGGGGCGGTCTGACCTCCAACCTCAACTTTCCGACGAACCTCGGGGGCGGTCAGCAGGACCAGGAGGTTCCGGGACTGGACCAGCTTTTCTCTTCGACGATGCAGAACGCGTCCAGCACGGGTTTTTCGGGGGCTCTGCCGCTCGGGCTTCAGTCAGGCCCGGGCGGCGGGACCATCGCCCTGATAATCGGGGCGGTGATCCTCGCGCTGGTTCTGGTTCTAGCCGTGATCGCACTAATCATCATCTCTCAGGGCGGTCTGGCTTCAAGCGTAGCGGCGATAGACGGCGGCGAGGAGCGGCGTTTCGGCCAGACGTGGCGGGCGGGCCTCTCGAACTTCTGGCGGGTCCTGCTTCAGGCGATCCTTCTTTTCCTGATCGGGGTCGGGTTGTTTGTCGCCGTTGCGGCGATAGTCGGGCTTCCCGTGCTTTTTACGTTCCTGCTCTCGCAGTCGGTGGGTCTCAGGGTGGCGATGAGCGTTATCTTCGGCATAGTCGGGGTCTTGCTCTTTATCGCGATCTTTGTTCCGTTTGCGATCGTCTCGCAGCTTGCGGTCCGAGAGCTGGTGGTCGGGCGCAGCGGTGTGGCGGCCTCCATCGGCGGGGCCTACGGGCTGTTCCGGCGCAACTTCGGCCGAAGCCTGCTCGTGTGGCTTTTGAACATCGGCCTGAAGATCGCGGTCGGGATCGCGACGCTTATCGTCCTCGGGCTTGCCGGCCTGATCCTTCTCGGACCGGGGATCGCAGCCGGTCTCTCGGGCGCGACGACAACCGGGATAGCGCTCGGCATCGTTGGCGGGGTTCTGTTTCTGCTGCCGGCCCTGCTCGTCTCCGCCGCTACGGGTACGTATTTTCACTCCTACTGGACCCTCGCCTACCTCCGCCTGAACGGTACGGGCGGTGCGGCGGTCCCGGTCTCTTCGACTCCGAGCCCGCCGTCGGACTCCGCCCACCGGGGAGAAGGGTCGGAGCAGCGGCGGGGCCAGCAGACCGCGATGCTCAGACGACCGGAGGACGAGCAGGGCCGGCAGGAACCCACCGACGAGGAGAAGCCTCGCAACGACGCGCCACGCCGCTGA
- a CDS encoding circularly permuted type 2 ATP-grasp protein — translation MELMRFKRNLSGANEVFLPDNSPRQIYKPIIAEMQRVGAVGWRERREKAHRLLLDEQHRFGIKEGDKTHPTDWFPRIIPAAEWDRLERGLTQRLVAINEFLRSLEAGTEEVVPRSVVESSILYNVDDPNRFGAVPVRQIAFDVVAVESDKSGQTGGWEYLVLEENAKMPVGLAAMTRRRKMMSEVFLPESHRELPVRSLDGWLARLGDSLRAASPKGPDATLAVVSSGPGDQFYLDHNIYAEEMNAILAETKDISVNSDGFLVFEPTGTVIDVVYERVDEDVLYAEVPGLLESHAAGKVHVLFAPNSEIIDDKGVYAFIPEMVRHYLGEEPLIENARTWSLAVKRDYDYVMENFAGLVVKSRGGYGGKEVMIGPEESRENIERFRKIVEADPVEYIAQPMVDFSTHLVTETEGEEFVLKDSFADYRMLALCPKPDDPAYVELVPGSLTRVAAPGKHIVNISSGGKMKDTWVLEE, via the coding sequence ATGGAACTCATGAGATTTAAACGGAACCTCAGCGGCGCAAACGAGGTCTTCCTCCCCGACAACTCGCCACGCCAGATCTACAAACCCATCATCGCCGAGATGCAGCGTGTCGGCGCGGTCGGCTGGCGGGAACGACGCGAAAAAGCCCACCGCCTCCTGCTCGACGAGCAGCACCGGTTCGGCATAAAAGAGGGTGACAAGACGCACCCGACCGACTGGTTTCCGCGCATCATCCCCGCAGCGGAGTGGGACCGCCTCGAACGCGGCCTGACCCAGCGGCTTGTAGCCATAAACGAATTCCTGCGCAGCCTCGAGGCCGGGACCGAGGAGGTGGTGCCGAGGTCGGTCGTGGAGTCCAGCATCCTCTACAACGTGGACGACCCGAACCGCTTCGGAGCGGTTCCGGTGCGTCAGATCGCCTTCGACGTCGTCGCCGTCGAGAGCGACAAGAGCGGCCAGACCGGGGGCTGGGAGTATCTTGTCCTTGAAGAGAACGCAAAGATGCCCGTCGGCCTCGCCGCGATGACCCGCCGCCGGAAGATGATGAGCGAGGTCTTTCTGCCGGAGTCCCACCGGGAGCTGCCGGTTCGCTCCCTTGACGGCTGGCTTGCACGGCTCGGGGATTCGCTTCGGGCGGCGTCTCCAAAGGGACCGGATGCAACGCTCGCCGTTGTATCGAGCGGGCCGGGGGATCAGTTCTACCTCGACCACAACATCTACGCCGAAGAGATGAACGCCATCCTCGCCGAGACAAAAGATATCTCCGTCAACTCGGACGGTTTCCTTGTCTTTGAGCCGACGGGCACGGTGATAGATGTCGTATACGAGCGAGTGGACGAGGACGTTCTGTACGCCGAAGTTCCGGGCCTGCTCGAAAGCCATGCGGCGGGAAAGGTGCACGTGCTGTTCGCGCCCAACTCCGAGATCATAGACGACAAGGGCGTCTACGCCTTTATCCCCGAGATGGTGCGGCACTACCTCGGGGAGGAGCCGCTTATCGAGAACGCCCGGACGTGGTCGCTCGCGGTAAAGAGAGACTACGACTACGTGATGGAGAACTTCGCGGGCCTCGTGGTCAAGAGCCGGGGCGGGTACGGCGGCAAGGAGGTCATGATCGGCCCGGAGGAATCTCGGGAGAACATCGAGAGGTTCCGAAAGATAGTCGAGGCCGACCCGGTCGAGTACATCGCCCAGCCGATGGTCGACTTCTCGACGCACCTTGTAACGGAGACGGAAGGCGAGGAGTTCGTGCTGAAGGATTCCTTTGCCGACTACCGGATGCTCGCGCTGTGTCCGAAACCCGACGACCCGGCGTACGTAGAGTTGGTCCCGGGGTCTTTGACGCGGGTTGCCGCGCCGGGCAAGCACATCGTCAACATATCGAGCGGCGGCAAGATGAAGGATACCTGGGTTCTGGAAGAGTAG
- a CDS encoding DUF4190 domain-containing protein — translation MDQGPGNSEERGRLGRERGGESGQDFGGRPHPPEQYPGHRPPDERGSSGGRDLEDDRGYDDPGSGYRDRDDRARSEYPYGGGAYGEQRGSGGKGWGIAALILSVLALIGAFVLAFFNLVLAIPGLILGIVARRKGSRGLGLTAIVLSIIAILLGIVVTVAVGALLLNSPEFQQVLQEAQ, via the coding sequence ATGGATCAGGGTCCGGGAAATTCGGAGGAACGCGGCAGGCTCGGAAGGGAGCGGGGAGGGGAGTCCGGGCAGGACTTCGGGGGTCGCCCCCACCCGCCGGAGCAGTACCCCGGCCATCGGCCCCCGGACGAGCGCGGCTCCTCCGGCGGTCGGGACCTAGAAGATGACCGGGGCTATGACGACCCGGGCTCGGGCTACCGGGACCGGGACGACCGGGCGCGCTCCGAATACCCGTACGGCGGCGGGGCGTACGGGGAACAGCGGGGCAGCGGCGGGAAAGGCTGGGGCATTGCGGCCCTGATCCTCTCCGTACTCGCCCTTATCGGTGCTTTCGTCCTTGCTTTCTTTAACCTTGTTCTTGCTATACCGGGCCTCATACTCGGCATCGTGGCGAGGCGTAAAGGCTCCAGAGGGCTCGGTCTGACCGCCATCGTGCTGAGCATCATCGCCATCCTGCTCGGGATCGTGGTGACGGTCGCGGTCGGTGCGCTGCTCCTGAACAGCCCGGAGTTCCAGCAGGTGCTCCAGGAGGCTCAGTAG
- a CDS encoding DnaD domain-containing protein produces the protein MTEDRYTSALSGGRLRLTAPDVRAERGARARLYVRWMPHLGSEAVALYELLRILPDIGNDDTDFEELAELLDSTPESVEASVSVLLGNGFITERGGWLEVAPYPPASSPTASKAGGLSTGRRAAKAPRPAGGDPEVDEFPERKIEVVRAETEGVSAEDYFRYMGTLPAPHIIEFLNGYSERDGVEPDVIRESLKIASERDARRVGYVRSILERWIERGVKTLEDVNLFEQDRKLRLVEQSGVVKGGATLLKKTAGGGVNGGADRQDTAPSEEDYRWFWE, from the coding sequence ATGACCGAAGACCGTTACACCAGTGCTCTGTCCGGGGGAAGGCTGCGGCTCACCGCGCCCGACGTCCGTGCCGAACGCGGGGCGCGGGCGCGGCTCTACGTGCGCTGGATGCCGCATCTCGGCTCCGAAGCCGTCGCCCTCTACGAGTTGCTGCGTATTCTGCCGGACATCGGCAACGACGACACCGACTTTGAAGAGCTTGCGGAGCTTCTCGACTCCACCCCAGAGTCGGTCGAGGCTTCTGTCTCGGTTCTGCTCGGCAACGGGTTCATCACCGAGCGCGGGGGCTGGCTGGAGGTCGCGCCTTACCCGCCGGCTTCCTCGCCGACCGCCTCGAAGGCCGGAGGGCTCTCGACCGGGCGGCGAGCCGCAAAGGCACCCCGGCCCGCCGGGGGCGACCCCGAGGTGGACGAGTTCCCGGAGCGGAAGATAGAGGTCGTGCGGGCCGAGACCGAAGGGGTTTCGGCGGAGGACTACTTCCGGTACATGGGGACGCTCCCCGCGCCGCACATCATCGAGTTTCTGAACGGCTACTCCGAGCGCGACGGGGTCGAGCCGGACGTAATACGGGAGTCCCTGAAGATAGCGAGCGAACGCGACGCAAGACGCGTCGGGTACGTCAGGAGCATCCTGGAGCGGTGGATCGAGCGCGGCGTAAAGACCCTGGAGGACGTGAACCTTTTCGAGCAGGACCGCAAGCTCCGGCTCGTCGAGCAGAGCGGGGTCGTTAAGGGCGGGGCCACCCTGCTGAAGAAGACGGCCGGAGGAGGTGTGAACGGTGGAGCGGATAGACAGGATACTGCCCCAAGCGAAGAGGATTACCGGTGGTTCTGGGAGTAG
- a CDS encoding ATP-binding protein, whose amino-acid sequence MERIDRILPQAKRITGGSGSRGSSKDRDDGVLRLDDEVCPHCGRSLEAEYVEFPPALAKKYGKPGEWDYLPCTPECEKKNERQEWEHARRESRVVSLKERSGLSKRMKGYTLDSFNKFASEGAVRAFEKVMRYVDEWEERREDGSGLYFFGGVGTGKTHLAVAVMNEVIQKKRVPGLFVTVPELLDNIRGTYNDPGRNLDDWMDAVKNAEMLVLDDLGSERATEWVQERIFVIVNHRYREALPTIFTSNIGPQELPAKLGDRTSSRIIAVSEGVRLDGRDHRETVRNEGR is encoded by the coding sequence GTGGAGCGGATAGACAGGATACTGCCCCAAGCGAAGAGGATTACCGGTGGTTCTGGGAGTAGGGGAAGCAGCAAAGACCGCGACGACGGGGTCTTGAGGCTCGACGACGAGGTCTGTCCGCACTGCGGACGCAGCCTTGAAGCCGAGTACGTGGAGTTTCCACCCGCCCTTGCAAAAAAGTACGGCAAGCCCGGTGAGTGGGACTACCTACCCTGCACCCCGGAGTGCGAGAAAAAAAACGAACGGCAGGAGTGGGAGCACGCCCGGCGCGAATCTCGCGTTGTGTCTCTGAAGGAGCGCAGCGGCCTCTCCAAGCGCATGAAGGGCTACACGCTCGACAGCTTCAACAAGTTCGCCAGCGAAGGGGCCGTTCGGGCCTTTGAGAAGGTCATGCGCTACGTGGACGAGTGGGAAGAGCGCCGGGAGGACGGGAGCGGGCTGTACTTCTTCGGCGGCGTCGGGACCGGAAAGACGCATCTGGCGGTCGCGGTGATGAACGAGGTTATCCAGAAAAAGCGCGTCCCCGGTCTGTTCGTGACCGTGCCGGAGCTTCTGGACAACATTCGTGGGACGTACAACGACCCCGGGCGCAACCTCGATGACTGGATGGACGCCGTCAAGAACGCCGAGATGCTCGTCCTTGACGACCTCGGCAGCGAGCGGGCTACCGAGTGGGTTCAGGAGCGGATCTTCGTTATAGTCAACCACCGCTACCGCGAGGCCCTGCCGACGATCTTCACCTCCAACATCGGGCCGCAGGAGCTTCCGGCCAAGCTCGGGGACCGGACATCCAGCCGCATCATCGCCGTCAGCGAGGGCGTCAGGCTCGACGGGCGAGACCACCGCGAAACGGTCAGAAACGAGGGGAGATAG
- a CDS encoding ComEC/Rec2 family competence protein yields the protein MEMRKKAAGPVRAVLLTFLCFASLSCGALAAAPGGSGVEPPPVGALSVSFIDVGQGDSILVQAGGESYLIDAGNPEEGPKVVDFLRSRGVDELDGMVATSGDADHSGGLADVLDAFTVENIYVSGYPKETLTYTNFLRTARNEVDEEGATFAALSTGTTLDWAGLRVDVLNPPAGGGEVYTGSNDSSVALLLTYGRARIIFAGDAEKKAEEYLAASPKSGAVTVMKVNHHGSNTSTTTAFLARYRPEVAVIQSGEDNTYGHPTPEVLKRLDEAGAEVFRTDLHGDVIVTIEQDDVEVAVTEP from the coding sequence ATGGAGATGCGAAAGAAGGCGGCGGGTCCTGTCCGGGCGGTGCTGCTCACCTTTTTATGCTTTGCTTCATTGTCCTGCGGGGCGCTCGCCGCGGCCCCGGGCGGCTCCGGGGTCGAGCCGCCGCCGGTCGGGGCGCTCTCCGTCAGCTTTATAGACGTCGGGCAGGGGGACTCCATCCTTGTGCAGGCCGGAGGCGAGAGCTACCTCATAGACGCCGGAAACCCGGAGGAAGGCCCGAAGGTCGTTGACTTTCTGAGGTCTCGCGGGGTAGACGAACTCGACGGGATGGTCGCAACAAGTGGCGACGCCGACCACTCCGGCGGTCTGGCCGACGTGCTGGACGCCTTCACCGTCGAGAACATCTACGTCTCCGGCTACCCGAAAGAGACCCTCACCTACACGAACTTTCTGAGAACCGCCCGGAACGAGGTGGACGAGGAAGGGGCTACCTTCGCCGCTCTCAGCACCGGGACTACCCTTGACTGGGCCGGGCTCCGGGTGGACGTTCTGAACCCGCCCGCCGGGGGCGGGGAGGTCTATACCGGGTCAAACGACAGCTCGGTGGCGTTGCTTCTGACCTACGGACGGGCGCGGATCATCTTTGCCGGGGACGCGGAGAAGAAGGCCGAGGAGTACCTCGCCGCAAGCCCGAAAAGCGGGGCGGTAACGGTGATGAAGGTCAACCATCACGGGTCGAACACCTCGACCACCACCGCCTTTCTCGCTCGCTACAGGCCCGAGGTCGCGGTTATACAGAGCGGGGAGGACAACACCTACGGGCATCCGACGCCGGAGGTTCTGAAGAGGCTCGACGAGGCGGGCGCGGAGGTTTTCAGAACGGACCTGCACGGGGACGTCATCGTCACCATAGAGCAGGATGATGTGGAGGTCGCCGTGACTGAGCCGTAA
- a CDS encoding single-stranded DNA-binding protein: MVSFNKVIVAGNLTRDPELRFTGGGVPVCSFGLAVNRVRSKNEEVDFFDVSAWRELGETIANYKKKGDPILVEGRLQFRSWEAQDGSKRNKVDIVADNVQFLGGRGDGDGSGGSGGGGQRRQGGNQGGGNQRGDVDLNEEDFDDIPF; encoded by the coding sequence ATGGTCAGCTTCAACAAGGTCATAGTCGCCGGGAACCTCACGCGTGATCCGGAACTGCGCTTTACGGGCGGGGGCGTGCCGGTCTGTTCGTTCGGGCTGGCCGTGAACCGCGTTCGCTCTAAAAACGAAGAGGTGGACTTCTTCGATGTTTCGGCGTGGCGCGAACTCGGCGAGACGATCGCCAACTACAAGAAGAAGGGCGACCCCATCCTTGTCGAAGGCCGCCTCCAGTTCCGCTCCTGGGAGGCTCAGGACGGCTCCAAGCGCAACAAGGTGGACATAGTCGCGGACAACGTGCAGTTCCTCGGCGGGCGCGGCGACGGTGACGGTTCCGGCGGTTCCGGCGGTGGCGGTCAGCGTCGGCAGGGCGGCAACCAGGGCGGCGGAAACCAACGGGGTGATGTAGACCTGAACGAAGAGGACTTCGACGATATCCCGTTCTAG
- a CDS encoding DUF1810 domain-containing protein → MSEGSFDLARFVAAQEDSYEAALSELRRGRKTGHWMWFVFPQIHGLGASAMAQKYAICSLDEARAYLEHPVLGGRLRECAEALRAHPDRFAEEILGETDSMKLRSSMTLFERAAADPAPFAGVLQLFYGGERDPATLARL, encoded by the coding sequence GTGTCTGAGGGGTCTTTCGATCTCGCGCGTTTCGTTGCGGCTCAGGAGGACAGTTACGAGGCCGCGCTCTCGGAGCTCCGGCGCGGCAGAAAGACGGGGCACTGGATGTGGTTTGTCTTTCCGCAGATACACGGCCTCGGTGCGAGCGCGATGGCGCAGAAGTACGCTATCTGCTCGCTCGATGAGGCGCGGGCTTATCTGGAGCATCCCGTTCTCGGGGGTCGTCTGCGGGAATGCGCCGAGGCTCTGCGCGCCCATCCGGATCGCTTTGCAGAGGAGATCCTGGGCGAAACGGATTCTATGAAGCTGCGGTCCTCGATGACGCTCTTCGAGCGGGCCGCCGCCGACCCCGCACCGTTCGCCGGGGTGCTGCAACTCTTTTACGGAGGCGAACGCGACCCGGCCACGCTGGCGCGGCTCTAG